A stretch of Deltaproteobacteria bacterium DNA encodes these proteins:
- a CDS encoding glycosyltransferase: protein MPPQISLILPIYRAASFLSESLKLLHSSLSQELDSWELILVVDGSPDHSLEICREFVSKERPYKVRILEHERNKGKGAAIRHGMLAARGQFRIFTDCDLSFTITEVKKILLALKQGSDLAIASRVKKESSYSTEVQKLTSLRIRHFYGRTFNRLTRQIVPIGFEDTQAGLKGFSGPAAEFLFSNLRLNGFSFDVELLYLAQWAGLKIAEIPVHFSFRDGSTLNYLVDGFQMFIDLFRIRYWTHRRKYVKTALSYGKEVGDQCG from the coding sequence ATGCCTCCTCAAATCTCCCTCATTCTTCCGATCTATCGTGCGGCCTCCTTTCTTTCAGAGAGCCTTAAGTTGCTTCACAGTTCTCTCTCGCAGGAGCTGGATTCATGGGAATTAATCCTTGTTGTCGATGGTAGTCCCGATCATTCCCTGGAGATTTGCCGCGAATTTGTCTCAAAAGAGCGTCCTTATAAGGTTCGCATTTTGGAACATGAAAGGAATAAGGGGAAGGGGGCTGCGATTCGCCACGGGATGCTGGCGGCAAGAGGCCAGTTTCGTATTTTTACCGATTGTGATCTTTCATTTACAATCACAGAGGTCAAAAAAATCCTGTTGGCCTTGAAACAGGGAAGCGATCTCGCCATTGCCTCGAGGGTCAAAAAGGAATCGAGTTATTCGACCGAAGTACAAAAACTGACCTCTTTGAGGATACGGCACTTTTACGGTCGGACCTTCAACCGGTTGACCCGTCAGATCGTTCCGATTGGTTTTGAAGATACCCAAGCCGGGTTGAAGGGTTTCAGTGGTCCCGCAGCGGAATTTCTTTTTTCTAATCTCCGGTTGAACGGTTTCAGTTTTGATGTGGAGCTCCTTTATTTGGCACAATGGGCCGGCCTCAAAATTGCCGAGATACCGGTCCATTTTTCTTTTCGGGATGGCTCCACATTGAATTATCTTGTCGATGGGTTTCAAATGTTCATCGATCTCTTCCGGATAAGATACTGGACCCACCGCAGGAAATACGTTAAAACCGCTCTTTCCTATGGAAAAGAAGTTGGTGATCAATGCGGATGA
- a CDS encoding ChbG/HpnK family deacetylase produces the protein MEKKLVINADDFGLSEPITRGILAGFEAGSITAASALVNLPFARQALQWAKGQGYDLGWHFNLTLGRPLSPPEKLTTLVDRNGSFLPLNQLIQKTVLHRIRPQEIDLELQAQWDFFCSYGGKPTHLDGHQHVHVLPVICERVRDCIKRFQIPFLRIPIEKIAPWRRLPVRTFLFLQKGARPRFWSGIPVRSLPFFGFSLQGEGGLASWESLLKKNRWHEAEVMVHAGYSSRQEELLGDDFPGDRQKELQLLLDPSWKRLLAQSGFRPVSFRELLT, from the coding sequence ATGGAAAAGAAGTTGGTGATCAATGCGGATGATTTTGGACTGAGTGAACCGATTACTCGCGGGATTCTGGCAGGGTTTGAAGCAGGAAGCATTACAGCCGCTAGTGCCTTGGTGAATCTTCCGTTTGCTCGGCAGGCGTTACAATGGGCGAAAGGACAGGGTTACGATCTGGGATGGCATTTCAACCTGACACTGGGGAGACCTCTTTCACCTCCCGAAAAACTCACCACCCTCGTTGACAGAAACGGTTCCTTTCTCCCCTTAAATCAGCTTATTCAAAAAACCGTTTTACACCGGATACGTCCTCAAGAGATTGATCTTGAACTCCAGGCCCAATGGGATTTTTTCTGTTCCTATGGAGGAAAACCAACCCACCTGGATGGGCATCAGCATGTTCATGTCCTGCCCGTCATTTGTGAGCGGGTTAGAGATTGTATCAAACGGTTTCAAATACCGTTCCTCAGAATCCCTATTGAAAAAATCGCGCCATGGCGCCGTCTGCCAGTCCGTACCTTTCTTTTTTTACAAAAGGGGGCCCGACCAAGGTTCTGGTCTGGCATTCCCGTAAGGTCACTCCCTTTCTTCGGTTTCTCTCTGCAAGGGGAAGGCGGCTTGGCCTCTTGGGAATCTCTGCTCAAAAAAAACCGGTGGCATGAGGCGGAGGTGATGGTTCATGCTGGTTACTCTTCCCGGCAGGAGGAATTGTTAGGAGATGACTTTCCGGGTGATCGTCAAAAAGAGCTCCAGTTGCTTTTGGATCC